In Acinetobacter sp. TGL-Y2, a genomic segment contains:
- the murU gene encoding N-acetylmuramate alpha-1-phosphate uridylyltransferase MurU produces MKAMILAAGLGSRMRPLTLYTPKPLLEVGGKPLIVWHIEKLKSIGVKEIIINSAWLADKLIGALGDGSKYGVTIRWTREDEGLETAGGIINALPLLGDQPFILVNGDVWTTMDFAPLLEIDLKAGSNTDLAHLVFVPNPEQHPKGDFTLATGRAYTFDQKQQGENLTYSGVAVIHPKMFENLDAGKRPLAPLLKQAMLDGQVSAEKMQGMWVDVGTPERLTQLDLQIRQGLFD; encoded by the coding sequence ATGAAAGCGATGATTTTAGCTGCGGGTTTAGGCAGTCGGATGCGTCCTTTAACTTTATATACGCCAAAACCGCTTTTGGAAGTCGGTGGAAAGCCGCTCATTGTTTGGCATATTGAAAAGCTTAAAAGCATTGGTGTGAAAGAGATCATCATTAATTCTGCATGGCTTGCCGATAAATTGATTGGTGCATTAGGTGATGGTTCAAAATACGGTGTGACCATTCGTTGGACCCGTGAAGATGAAGGCCTAGAAACCGCAGGCGGTATTATCAATGCTTTGCCACTTTTAGGCGATCAGCCTTTTATTTTGGTCAATGGTGATGTTTGGACCACAATGGATTTTGCGCCCCTTTTAGAGATTGATTTAAAAGCAGGCTCAAATACAGATCTTGCACATTTGGTTTTTGTGCCCAATCCAGAACAACATCCAAAGGGTGACTTCACCTTGGCTACTGGTCGTGCTTATACTTTTGATCAAAAGCAGCAAGGCGAGAATCTGACCTATAGCGGTGTTGCGGTCATTCATCCCAAAATGTTCGAGAATTTGGATGCGGGCAAACGACCACTTGCGCCACTGTTAAAACAAGCCATGTTAGATGGACAGGTTTCTGCTGAAAAAATGCAAGGCATGTGGGTCGATGTGGGAACACCTGAGCGTCTGACACAGTTAGATTTACAGATTCGTCAGGGCTTATTTGATTAA
- the hfq gene encoding RNA chaperone Hfq produces the protein MSKGQTLQDPFLNSLRKERIPVSIFLVNGIKLQGHIESFDQYVVLLKNTVSQMVYKHAISTVVPARNPRPAGAPAGAPAAGAQGGFGGAPQGGFGGQQGGFGGQGGFGGQGGFGGGQGFGGQGGFGGGQGGGFGGQGGFGGGQQGGFGGQGGFGTTPAPNFDGETKFDDTQDDENNR, from the coding sequence ATGTCTAAAGGTCAAACTTTACAAGATCCGTTCTTAAATTCTCTCCGTAAAGAACGTATTCCTGTTTCTATCTTCTTAGTAAACGGTATTAAATTACAAGGTCATATCGAGTCTTTTGACCAATACGTTGTTCTATTAAAGAACACTGTAAGCCAAATGGTTTACAAACATGCAATTTCTACAGTTGTTCCTGCACGTAATCCACGTCCTGCTGGTGCTCCTGCTGGTGCTCCTGCTGCTGGTGCTCAAGGTGGCTTCGGTGGTGCTCCTCAAGGCGGCTTCGGCGGTCAACAAGGTGGCTTCGGCGGTCAAGGCGGCTTCGGCGGTCAAGGTGGCTTCGGCGGCGGTCAAGGTTTTGGCGGTCAAGGTGGTTTCGGTGGCGGTCAAGGCGGTGGTTTTGGTGGTCAAGGCGGTTTTGGTGGTGGTCAACAAGGTGGTTTCGGTGGTCAAGGTGGCTTCGGTACAACACCTGCGCCTAACTTTGATGGCGAAACTAAGTTTGACGATACTCAAGATGACGAAAACAACCGTTAA
- a CDS encoding LPS-assembly protein LptD: protein MKQQFKFNPLATAILTLLCGSTVSSYAESNEIASEIDNQSLKTVINESYPGQHFFEQHYVSKDSPEAQQRSTTLSSAKFCQDTWLTPISPDTKAVDAADATSVITADQGYYNPNGDSTLDGNVVIDQQGRMIRADSITIDQTQTFANAKGNVQMAQSGLLAQSDQINYNLKTQTGELNNSFYISEATHGHGHAEHIERSSPNVLVMQNASYSTCPPDESPTWKIQANEIELNQDTGRGTTKGTKLYIKNTPVLAVPYFNFPIDDRRTTGILNPSFGYTNDGGLELSVPVYLNLAPNYDATLTPRYIGGRGVMGQAEFRYITEDFGGGRIWGGYLPSDDKKDDKDRKDLHLLHAWQLNDQWSTNVEYNYVSDKDYFADLDNDPNTRTELNQRRAWELNYGNGLPGLSAQLRVEDFQTLDPDISDVDRPYARLPQLLVNYVTGNPQGLEYEFNNDSAYFQKKINNYADLNNPQPTDGSNVYEPSGTRLYNDLSARYNFRNQWSFFIPQATVRTLNTFYDQKTIDRLDESQRKKSEDQSVIVPEFTLDTGLTFEKDGKYLQTLSPRAFYAYSPYKNQDGYPNFDSTAASINYDQLFNPRRFYGHDRLEDNNFLSLGLSYSLFDTIGLERLRASIGQSYFFDDRKVTLNNSKDDPFNTEKQTGPVISLASQLSENFTVNLNSMWMSNGDNAQRDFQVYYTGNQGNLYNLGYFNRNNLPDRQEDYDQVTASFIQPLKDNWRLMGHVQYDMDNHVAREYLLGVNYESCCWGVSVYGRSYFNDLDNVRNSDVKPKRAVMAEFTLKGLGGLNSKLSSLLENRILGFDKVKQNWTH from the coding sequence ATGAAGCAACAGTTTAAATTCAATCCTTTAGCGACTGCTATTTTGACCTTACTTTGCGGAAGCACAGTATCAAGTTATGCCGAATCAAATGAAATTGCTTCGGAAATAGACAATCAAAGCTTAAAAACCGTCATTAACGAAAGTTATCCGGGGCAACATTTTTTCGAACAGCATTATGTCAGTAAAGACTCACCAGAAGCACAGCAGCGCAGTACGACTTTAAGCAGTGCAAAATTCTGTCAAGATACATGGCTGACACCGATTAGCCCTGACACTAAAGCGGTCGATGCCGCAGATGCAACCTCTGTCATTACCGCAGATCAGGGGTATTACAATCCTAATGGTGATTCAACTTTAGATGGTAATGTGGTCATTGACCAGCAGGGTCGAATGATTCGAGCAGACTCCATTACCATTGACCAAACACAAACCTTTGCCAATGCCAAAGGTAATGTGCAAATGGCGCAGTCTGGTTTATTGGCGCAAAGCGATCAAATTAATTACAATTTAAAAACCCAAACGGGCGAACTCAACAATAGTTTTTATATTTCTGAGGCCACACATGGTCACGGTCATGCTGAACATATTGAGCGTTCATCACCCAATGTGTTGGTCATGCAGAATGCCAGCTATAGCACCTGCCCCCCCGATGAAAGCCCAACATGGAAAATTCAAGCCAACGAAATTGAGCTGAATCAAGATACAGGACGCGGAACCACCAAGGGCACCAAGCTGTATATTAAAAATACTCCAGTCTTGGCGGTACCTTATTTTAACTTCCCCATTGATGACCGCAGAACCACAGGGATTTTAAACCCAAGTTTTGGTTATACCAATGATGGTGGCTTAGAACTTTCCGTTCCAGTCTACTTAAACCTAGCACCGAACTATGATGCCACCTTAACTCCACGTTATATTGGTGGTCGTGGTGTGATGGGGCAAGCTGAATTTCGCTATATTACCGAAGACTTTGGTGGTGGACGTATTTGGGGCGGTTACTTACCTTCAGATGATAAAAAAGATGATAAAGATCGTAAAGATTTACACCTCTTACATGCTTGGCAACTTAACGATCAGTGGTCAACCAATGTTGAATATAACTATGTTTCAGATAAAGACTATTTTGCAGATTTAGACAACGACCCCAATACCCGTACCGAACTTAACCAACGTCGTGCTTGGGAGCTGAACTACGGCAACGGTCTTCCTGGTTTAAGCGCACAATTAAGGGTCGAAGATTTTCAAACGCTCGATCCTGACATTAGTGATGTAGACCGTCCTTATGCACGTCTACCCCAATTGTTGGTGAACTATGTCACAGGTAATCCACAAGGGCTTGAATATGAGTTTAATAATGACTCGGCCTATTTTCAGAAGAAAATCAATAATTATGCTGACCTAAACAACCCACAGCCAACCGATGGCAGCAATGTCTATGAGCCAAGTGGGACACGTTTATATAATGATCTTTCAGCGCGTTATAACTTCCGCAACCAGTGGTCATTCTTCATTCCACAAGCCACAGTTCGAACTTTAAATACATTCTATGATCAAAAAACCATTGATCGTTTAGATGAAAGTCAGCGTAAAAAAAGTGAAGATCAGTCTGTCATCGTGCCTGAATTTACTTTAGATACGGGTTTGACCTTTGAAAAGGATGGGAAATACCTACAAACCCTTTCACCGCGTGCTTTTTATGCATATTCACCGTATAAAAATCAGGATGGCTATCCAAACTTCGACTCAACCGCGGCGTCAATTAACTACGACCAACTGTTCAACCCAAGACGTTTTTATGGACATGACCGTTTAGAAGACAATAACTTCTTGTCTTTAGGTTTGAGCTATAGCCTATTTGACACCATTGGTTTAGAGCGCCTACGTGCAAGCATTGGTCAAAGTTATTTCTTTGATGATCGTAAAGTGACCCTAAACAACAGTAAAGATGATCCATTCAATACTGAGAAACAAACAGGTCCAGTGATTAGCCTTGCCAGCCAGCTGTCTGAAAACTTTACCGTCAACTTAAATTCTATGTGGATGTCGAATGGTGATAATGCACAACGTGATTTTCAAGTGTATTACACAGGCAACCAAGGCAATCTGTACAACTTAGGCTATTTTAACCGAAATAACCTTCCAGATCGCCAAGAGGATTATGATCAGGTCACGGCCTCTTTCATTCAACCCCTAAAAGACAATTGGCGTTTAATGGGTCATGTACAATATGATATGGATAATCATGTGGCGCGTGAATACTTACTCGGTGTTAACTATGAGTCATGCTGCTGGGGTGTATCCGTGTATGGTCGCTCCTATTTCAACGACTTAGACAATGTACGTAACTCAGATGTAAAACCCAAACGTGCTGTCATGGCAGAATTTACACTCAAAGGACTTGGTGGCTTAAATAGCAAGTTAAGCTCTTTACTTGAAAATCGAATTTTAGGTTTCGATAAAGTTAAACAAAATTGGACTCATTAA
- the tsaE gene encoding tRNA (adenosine(37)-N6)-threonylcarbamoyltransferase complex ATPase subunit type 1 TsaE gives MQYSFKLHLSNENDTQKLATFLGQHIAQGVIYLIGDLGAGKTTLTRYWLQKLGHQGAVKSPTYTLVEPYKIREQNVFHFDLYRLNDPYELELMGIRDYLDIEHGLFLFEWPSKGGDEIPQPNYMIHIEKTEDDAKREVTLTFDSAEFLTALKQHFPS, from the coding sequence ATGCAATATTCATTTAAGCTGCATTTAAGTAATGAAAATGACACCCAAAAATTGGCAACTTTTTTAGGGCAACATATTGCACAGGGCGTTATTTATCTGATTGGGGATTTAGGTGCGGGTAAAACCACCTTAACACGCTACTGGTTGCAAAAACTGGGGCATCAAGGCGCTGTGAAAAGCCCTACCTATACTTTGGTTGAACCTTATAAAATTCGTGAGCAAAATGTCTTTCATTTCGATCTCTATCGTTTAAATGATCCTTATGAATTGGAACTCATGGGTATTCGAGATTATTTAGACATTGAACATGGATTATTTTTATTTGAATGGCCCTCTAAAGGCGGTGATGAAATTCCACAGCCAAATTATATGATCCATATTGAGAAAACCGAAGATGACGCGAAGCGTGAAGTCACCTTAACTTTTGACAGTGCCGAATTTTTAACAGCGCTAAAACAGCATTTTCCGAGTTAA
- a CDS encoding peptidylprolyl isomerase, giving the protein MKTQNLKQLFKASALALIISSSMSAFANPTDQVIAIVGKSAILKSDLDQGVAEAQHQIQAQKKEVPPRNVLEAQILNQLIIHHAQLEQVKRYAIQADEKSLNEAVLKVANQSGSKSLEAFQQKLDSVSPGTYENLRARIADDLLIQRLRQQQVMSRIKISDQDVDNFLKSPEGQAAVGGQVHVLHMRVSGSASAEELNKTAAEIKTALQNSNDVKALEKKFSTASIKVDGADMGTRSLSDIPDELAARVSVINPGQTTELITVKDGVHVLKLLERKTNDKKALVPQYNTRHILIKTSEVVTPENAKQIIDSIYNRIQSGGDFATLASTYSNDPGSARDGGSLGWVAPGMMVPEFDKTMQNATVGKVSQPFETQFGWHILQVTDTRQQDMTAEYQKRMARQILGERQFEAELDSWLRELRTSTYVEIKGITPP; this is encoded by the coding sequence ATGAAGACGCAAAATTTAAAACAACTCTTTAAAGCTTCCGCATTAGCGCTTATTATTTCTTCATCCATGTCAGCTTTTGCAAACCCAACCGATCAAGTGATTGCGATTGTGGGTAAAAGTGCAATTCTTAAAAGTGATCTAGATCAAGGTGTGGCTGAAGCCCAACATCAAATTCAAGCACAAAAAAAAGAAGTTCCGCCGCGAAATGTATTAGAAGCGCAAATTCTCAATCAACTGATTATTCATCATGCACAGCTTGAGCAAGTGAAGCGCTATGCTATTCAAGCGGATGAAAAAAGTCTCAATGAAGCCGTACTTAAAGTTGCCAATCAATCCGGTTCAAAAAGCTTGGAAGCTTTTCAACAAAAGCTAGACAGTGTGTCCCCTGGGACCTATGAAAATTTGCGTGCACGTATTGCTGATGATTTGCTCATTCAACGCTTACGCCAACAACAAGTCATGTCACGTATCAAAATCAGTGATCAAGACGTTGATAATTTCTTGAAGTCACCTGAAGGTCAAGCTGCAGTCGGCGGACAGGTTCATGTCTTACACATGCGTGTTTCAGGCTCTGCTTCAGCTGAAGAACTCAATAAAACTGCCGCTGAAATTAAGACTGCATTGCAAAACAGCAATGATGTTAAAGCACTGGAAAAAAAGTTCAGTACTGCAAGTATTAAAGTTGATGGTGCAGATATGGGTACGCGCTCCCTGTCTGACATTCCCGACGAACTGGCAGCACGCGTCAGCGTAATTAATCCTGGACAAACCACTGAACTCATTACCGTGAAGGATGGCGTTCATGTATTAAAATTGCTTGAGCGTAAAACCAACGACAAAAAAGCTTTGGTTCCCCAGTACAACACACGTCATATTCTGATTAAAACTTCAGAAGTCGTTACTCCTGAAAATGCGAAACAGATCATTGATAGTATTTATAATCGCATTCAATCTGGTGGCGATTTTGCAACGCTGGCGTCGACCTACTCAAATGATCCAGGTTCAGCGCGTGATGGCGGTAGCTTAGGCTGGGTAGCTCCAGGTATGATGGTGCCAGAGTTTGATAAAACGATGCAAAATGCGACAGTTGGCAAAGTAAGTCAACCGTTTGAAACTCAGTTTGGGTGGCACATTTTGCAGGTGACTGATACTCGCCAACAAGATATGACGGCTGAATACCAAAAGCGCATGGCGCGTCAAATCTTAGGCGAACGCCAATTTGAAGCAGAACTAGATAGTTGGTTACGTGAACTTCGCACCAGCACCTATGTTGAAATTAAAGGCATTACACCCCCTTAA
- the rsmG gene encoding 16S rRNA (guanine(527)-N(7))-methyltransferase RsmG produces MHPFFQELQQGSLKLGLTLSDEALNLLLKYQDSLVLWNKAYNLTAIRDPKEMLVKHLLDSLSILNDLPEGRLLDIGTGGGMPGMIVALCQPERQCVLLDSNGKKIRFLKQFIADLKLKNVVAVQTRVENVDSIDELGKFDVITSRAFASLTDFVEASRPFMHEKSIIASMKGLIPAEEIEQLKREWSCEIVELHVPRLDEQRHLLLLKQI; encoded by the coding sequence ATGCATCCATTTTTCCAAGAGTTACAACAGGGTAGTCTTAAACTTGGTTTAACACTAAGTGATGAGGCATTAAATTTATTGTTGAAGTATCAAGATTCTTTGGTGCTTTGGAATAAAGCCTACAATCTCACCGCGATTCGTGATCCAAAAGAAATGCTGGTGAAGCATTTGCTGGATAGTTTGAGTATTTTGAACGATTTACCCGAAGGTCGTTTGCTCGATATCGGTACAGGTGGCGGTATGCCGGGTATGATTGTTGCCTTGTGTCAGCCAGAGCGTCAATGTGTGTTGCTCGATTCAAATGGTAAGAAAATTCGTTTCTTGAAGCAGTTTATTGCTGATTTAAAATTAAAAAATGTGGTTGCGGTTCAAACGCGCGTTGAAAATGTCGACAGCATCGATGAGCTAGGTAAGTTCGATGTGATTACCAGTCGTGCTTTTGCATCATTAACCGATTTCGTTGAAGCTTCACGTCCGTTTATGCATGAGAAAAGCATCATTGCATCGATGAAAGGTTTGATTCCAGCGGAAGAAATTGAACAGCTTAAGCGTGAGTGGAGCTGTGAGATTGTTGAGCTTCATGTTCCACGTCTAGATGAACAGCGCCATCTACTTTTATTAAAACAGATTTGA
- a CDS encoding aminoglycoside phosphotransferase family protein: protein MNTQREQLIQTWITSVLQSENCEIKFLAGDASFRRYARITLNNKTFMLMDAPPDQEDCVPFVTIDEFFDQHGVRVPHILAKDLEHGFLLLEDFGDVVLSTLLNDQTVDGHYAQSFKQLIQLQSIDGTGELPEYSYEKLISEMELLTDWLLPSLKIQPTQDETALIKRSFAILANAAVAQPQVIVHRDFHSRNLMVIEGETEQGVIDFQDAVIGADTYDLISITRDAYVQWNADRVYGWFKTFYDLLPDSSKQDRHFEQFKQDADMMAIQRHIKILGIFVRLFERDGKSGYLKDLPRVMWYLLEESKPYTELAPFIQFMQTRVLPKVEEKFGKYEVVA, encoded by the coding sequence ATGAATACACAACGCGAACAATTGATACAAACATGGATTACATCTGTACTTCAATCAGAGAACTGTGAAATCAAATTTTTAGCAGGCGATGCGAGTTTCCGTCGTTATGCACGAATTACTTTGAATAATAAAACATTTATGCTCATGGATGCACCTCCTGATCAGGAAGATTGTGTACCTTTTGTGACGATTGATGAGTTCTTTGATCAGCATGGGGTACGTGTGCCGCATATTCTTGCCAAAGATTTAGAGCATGGTTTTTTATTGCTTGAAGATTTTGGAGATGTGGTGCTCTCCACCTTGCTCAATGATCAGACGGTCGATGGGCATTATGCACAAAGTTTTAAACAGTTGATTCAATTGCAATCGATTGATGGCACAGGTGAGTTACCTGAGTATTCTTATGAAAAATTAATCAGTGAAATGGAACTTCTCACGGATTGGTTGTTGCCATCTCTCAAGATTCAGCCGACGCAAGATGAGACAGCACTGATCAAGCGTAGCTTTGCAATTTTAGCTAATGCAGCTGTCGCACAGCCTCAAGTGATTGTGCATCGTGATTTTCATAGTCGTAACTTAATGGTGATTGAAGGCGAAACTGAGCAGGGTGTAATTGATTTTCAAGATGCTGTGATTGGTGCGGACACCTACGATTTGATCTCGATCACACGTGATGCGTATGTGCAGTGGAATGCGGATCGTGTCTATGGTTGGTTTAAAACCTTTTATGACTTGTTACCAGATTCATCAAAACAAGACCGTCATTTTGAACAGTTTAAACAAGACGCAGATATGATGGCGATTCAACGTCATATCAAAATTTTGGGTATTTTTGTACGTTTGTTTGAGCGTGACGGTAAGTCAGGTTATTTAAAAGATTTACCGCGTGTCATGTGGTATTTGCTCGAAGAAAGTAAACCTTATACAGAACTCGCACCTTTTATTCAGTTCATGCAAACGCGTGTGTTGCCAAAAGTTGAAGAAAAGTTTGGAAAATATGAGGTGGTGGCCTAA
- the miaA gene encoding tRNA (adenosine(37)-N6)-dimethylallyltransferase MiaA has product MSNQMPVIQLMGPTASGKTALACELYARGGYEIISVDSALIYKDMDIGSAKPSKQEQALYPHHLIDIITPLEVYSAAQFVEDASGLINQIHARGKTPILVGGTMLYYKALLEGLADNLPNANEQIRQQIEVEAERNGWAHVHEQLKQVDPVAGAKFNTSDKQRVIRALEVFRITGKPISLLQAEQPKQTAYRYNFHNYALLPDRLELHKRIEQRLKIMWDIGFLNEVEYLIEKYDLNENLPAARSVGYRQALDFLKNSDGGHTSKQEMEDKALYATRQLAKRQYTWLRSLREAHSFKTYLTIKQAQEDLRNLYG; this is encoded by the coding sequence ATGTCAAATCAAATGCCTGTCATTCAGTTAATGGGACCTACGGCAAGTGGTAAAACCGCTTTGGCATGTGAACTGTATGCACGTGGGGGCTATGAAATAATCTCTGTCGACTCTGCGCTCATTTATAAAGACATGGACATCGGTTCAGCCAAGCCGTCGAAACAAGAGCAGGCGCTGTATCCGCATCATCTAATTGATATCATTACGCCACTTGAAGTGTATTCTGCGGCGCAATTTGTAGAAGATGCATCGGGTCTGATTAATCAAATTCACGCACGAGGCAAAACCCCGATTTTGGTCGGCGGTACGATGTTGTACTATAAAGCCTTACTTGAAGGTTTGGCGGACAATTTACCCAATGCCAATGAGCAGATTCGACAGCAAATTGAAGTTGAAGCGGAGCGCAATGGTTGGGCGCATGTGCATGAGCAATTAAAGCAGGTTGATCCCGTTGCTGGTGCCAAGTTCAATACCAGTGACAAGCAACGCGTTATTCGTGCTTTAGAGGTTTTTCGTATTACAGGAAAGCCAATTAGTCTATTGCAGGCTGAGCAGCCGAAACAAACCGCATACCGTTACAATTTTCATAATTATGCTTTGCTTCCAGATCGGTTAGAATTGCACAAAAGAATTGAACAAAGATTAAAAATAATGTGGGATATCGGTTTTTTAAATGAAGTTGAGTATTTGATTGAAAAATACGATTTGAATGAAAATTTACCTGCAGCACGTTCGGTCGGTTATCGCCAAGCCTTAGATTTTCTTAAAAATAGTGATGGTGGTCACACATCCAAGCAAGAGATGGAGGATAAAGCTTTATACGCAACACGACAACTTGCAAAACGTCAATACACTTGGTTACGTTCTTTGCGAGAAGCGCACAGTTTTAAAACTTATTTAACGATAAAGCAAGCGCAAGAAGACTTGCGAAACTTATATGGATAA
- the mutL gene encoding DNA mismatch repair endonuclease MutL — translation MSEEISLRRIHALNPALANQIAAGEVIERPSSVVKELLENSIDAGATELIIRIEQGGSTLIEIIDNGRGIHQEDLALAVMRHATSKIQSAEDLHAIVSLGFRGEALASIAAVSRLSLSSSRDESGIGYQVEVNGTAFDHQEIQAIAAKRGTHIRVQDLFFNVPARRKFLKKPTTEFGHIEEIVRRLALTHFDIRFVLEHNGNIRLNLPVADSGELRFQRVQQLLGRSFTENAYWIDADSIHMRLSGWLGHPSDARAQGDLQYVYVNGRIVKDKTISHALRMAYDGILHGHQHSAYLLFLEVDPENIDVNVHPTKHEIRFLNQREVHEFVRHFAKETLSKFQTATAELAQAMKQDEARAESNPQIQQPRFQEQFQLHKNAEQMQHHAAVIEATSGDVLSDFNSNRPQAVSYPVPTSFNRSGQMSNALKSYLAPLNEVGRISVADEEISEHSAPRKVDEFPLGIAIAQLHGIYILAQNTEGLIIVDMHAAHERILLQQMKLAWDKPDFWVSQQLLIPKVISITRMQATRIDELKPQLERLGLDIDQYGDDQVIIRGVPAILHKADFHALLSELLNDLDPNDEAQALQQKRDQILAGMACHGAVRAHRMLSLSEMNALLRQMEQTEFASQCNHGRPTWRAFPLNQLDKLFARGE, via the coding sequence ATGTCTGAAGAAATCAGTTTACGTCGTATACATGCCTTAAATCCTGCATTAGCCAACCAAATTGCAGCAGGAGAAGTGATTGAACGTCCGTCCTCCGTGGTTAAAGAGTTACTTGAAAACTCAATTGACGCGGGTGCGACCGAGCTGATTATTCGGATTGAGCAAGGGGGCAGCACCTTAATCGAAATCATTGACAATGGTCGCGGCATTCATCAAGAAGATTTGGCTTTAGCCGTCATGCGTCATGCGACCAGCAAAATCCAATCTGCTGAAGACTTACATGCGATTGTGAGCCTTGGCTTTCGTGGTGAAGCGCTGGCATCCATTGCCGCAGTATCAAGGCTCAGTTTAAGCAGCAGCCGAGATGAATCCGGCATTGGCTATCAAGTTGAAGTCAATGGTACGGCCTTTGATCATCAAGAAATTCAGGCGATTGCGGCAAAACGCGGTACGCATATCCGTGTACAGGATTTATTTTTCAATGTGCCTGCACGACGTAAGTTTCTAAAAAAGCCCACCACAGAGTTTGGTCACATTGAAGAAATTGTGCGTCGTCTTGCTCTGACGCATTTTGATATTCGTTTTGTGCTCGAGCATAACGGCAATATTCGGTTGAATTTACCCGTAGCAGACAGCGGTGAACTGCGTTTTCAGCGCGTTCAGCAATTGTTAGGTCGCTCTTTTACTGAAAATGCCTATTGGATCGACGCGGACAGTATCCATATGCGTCTATCAGGTTGGCTTGGACATCCTTCAGATGCACGTGCGCAAGGCGATTTACAGTATGTCTATGTGAATGGACGGATTGTTAAAGACAAGACCATTTCACATGCACTACGCATGGCATATGACGGTATTTTACATGGTCATCAGCATTCGGCGTATTTATTGTTTTTGGAAGTTGATCCTGAAAATATTGATGTCAATGTCCATCCGACCAAACATGAAATCCGCTTTTTGAATCAACGTGAAGTACACGAGTTTGTGCGTCATTTTGCTAAAGAAACGTTGTCCAAGTTTCAAACCGCAACCGCTGAGCTGGCGCAAGCCATGAAACAAGATGAAGCGCGGGCAGAATCAAACCCACAGATTCAGCAGCCACGCTTTCAAGAGCAATTTCAACTGCATAAAAATGCTGAGCAGATGCAACATCATGCAGCTGTGATAGAGGCTACATCTGGCGATGTGCTGTCAGATTTCAATTCAAATCGTCCGCAAGCGGTGTCTTATCCAGTACCGACCTCATTTAATCGTTCTGGGCAAATGAGCAATGCTTTAAAGAGTTATTTAGCGCCATTAAATGAGGTCGGGCGTATCAGTGTGGCTGACGAAGAAATTTCTGAGCATTCCGCACCCCGCAAAGTGGATGAGTTTCCCTTAGGGATCGCGATTGCACAATTGCATGGAATTTATATTTTGGCTCAGAACACTGAAGGCTTGATCATTGTTGATATGCATGCAGCGCATGAACGGATTTTATTGCAACAAATGAAGCTGGCTTGGGATAAACCTGATTTTTGGGTGTCTCAGCAACTGCTGATTCCGAAAGTGATCTCAATTACCCGTATGCAAGCGACCCGTATTGATGAACTCAAACCTCAGTTAGAGCGTTTGGGTTTGGATATTGACCAATATGGCGATGATCAGGTGATTATTCGCGGTGTGCCTGCGATTTTGCATAAAGCTGATTTTCATGCCTTGTTGTCTGAATTGTTAAATGATTTAGATCCAAATGATGAAGCCCAAGCCTTACAGCAAAAGCGTGATCAAATCTTAGCGGGTATGGCATGTCATGGTGCAGTACGTGCGCATCGTATGCTCAGTTTATCTGAGATGAATGCCTTATTACGTCAAATGGAACAGACTGAATTTGCTAGTCAGTGTAATCACGGACGTCCCACATGGCGTGCATTTCCACTGAATCAATTAGATAAATTATTTGCTCGAGGAGAGTAG